One part of the Sporosarcina ureae genome encodes these proteins:
- a CDS encoding beta-ketoacyl-ACP synthase III, translating to MRAGLLGMGKFVPQTVVTNEDLEKRLDTSDEWIRTRTGIQERRIADDTIDTSDMAFEAAKDALESAGIRADQIGLILVATVTPDNIFPSVSTMIQHRLGAKNAAAMDVSAACAGFIYGIVTAKQFVESGTYDYVLVVGVEKLSKIVDWEDRNTAVLFGDGAGATVVGKVSEGRGILSFELGADGSGGKHLHHDKFLQMNGREVFKFAVRQMGETAVNVAKKAGLTTDQVDYLVPHQANIRIMEASRERLGLPVEKMSKTVHKYGNTSAASIPISLTDDLEEGRVKDDDVIVLVGFGGGLTWGGLCIKWGK from the coding sequence ATGAGAGCTGGACTTTTAGGGATGGGGAAATTTGTTCCACAGACAGTTGTGACAAATGAAGATTTAGAAAAACGTTTAGATACTTCCGACGAATGGATTCGCACACGTACAGGAATACAAGAACGCAGAATTGCGGATGATACTATTGATACGTCTGACATGGCATTTGAGGCTGCAAAGGATGCATTGGAATCAGCGGGTATTCGCGCTGATCAAATTGGTCTTATTTTAGTAGCAACAGTAACACCTGATAACATATTCCCTTCTGTTTCAACGATGATCCAGCATCGCTTAGGTGCAAAGAATGCAGCGGCGATGGATGTATCTGCAGCTTGTGCAGGATTCATCTATGGTATAGTAACGGCCAAGCAGTTTGTTGAATCAGGCACGTATGACTATGTCCTCGTAGTAGGCGTGGAAAAGTTATCGAAAATCGTCGACTGGGAAGACCGCAATACAGCTGTTTTATTCGGTGATGGGGCAGGAGCGACAGTCGTAGGGAAAGTAAGTGAAGGCAGAGGAATTCTTTCATTCGAATTGGGAGCAGACGGTTCAGGTGGAAAACATCTTCATCATGATAAGTTTTTACAAATGAATGGCCGTGAAGTATTCAAATTTGCGGTACGTCAAATGGGAGAAACAGCGGTCAACGTTGCGAAAAAAGCAGGTTTGACGACTGACCAAGTGGATTATTTGGTTCCTCATCAGGCGAATATCCGTATTATGGAAGCCTCACGTGAGCGTTTAGGCTTACCGGTCGAGAAGATGTCCAAGACGGTTCACAAGTATGGGAATACGTCTGCTGCGTCTATTCCGATTTCATTGACGGACGATTTGGAAGAGGGACGCGTGAAAGACGATGATGTGATTGTTCTCGTAGGATTCGGTGGCGGCTTGACATGGGGCGGCTTATGTATAAAATGGGGTAAGTAA
- a CDS encoding metal-sulfur cluster assembly factor, which produces MNTEEEIKQYLFGALENVIDPELGIDIVNLGLVYNAELLDEGVAKITMTLTSMGCPMGPQIVANIEQELMELPEVKDTVVDIIWNPPWSRDNMSRYAKIALGVR; this is translated from the coding sequence ATGAACACAGAAGAAGAAATCAAGCAGTATTTATTTGGTGCATTAGAAAACGTCATCGACCCTGAATTGGGTATTGATATCGTCAACCTTGGATTGGTTTACAATGCAGAGTTGCTTGACGAAGGAGTCGCGAAAATAACAATGACGTTGACATCTATGGGTTGCCCGATGGGTCCACAGATTGTAGCGAATATTGAGCAGGAGCTAATGGAGCTTCCTGAAGTGAAGGATACAGTGGTAGATATTATTTGGAATCCACCATGGTCCCGCGATAACATGTCTCGTTATGCCAAGATTGCACTCGGCGTACGTTAA
- a CDS encoding DegV family protein encodes MRIFADSACDLPLDFFEENEVELFPLSVLLDGKEYEDIVEINSKEVFDAIRQGQQPKTSQASPDKMMTTWKDLATSGEDGIYIAFSSQLSGTYQTAVMTSDQVKEENPSMDLAVIDTHCASLGYGLLVKEAVRLRNEGVGMREIEQEIRTMATHMEHLFTVEDLDYLAKGGRVSKASAFFGGLLNIKPLLHVEDGKLVPIEKHRGRKKVLRRMIEMMEERGSNLQEQTIAISHGDDLATAKEFQEMIQEVIQPKAIEIHQIGSVIGSHAGPGTIALFFLNNTKNE; translated from the coding sequence ATGAGAATTTTTGCGGATAGTGCTTGTGATTTACCACTAGACTTCTTTGAAGAAAATGAAGTAGAACTATTTCCGTTAAGCGTTCTTCTAGATGGAAAAGAATACGAAGATATCGTGGAGATAAATTCGAAGGAAGTTTTTGATGCTATTCGTCAAGGACAACAGCCAAAGACCTCCCAAGCTTCACCTGATAAAATGATGACGACTTGGAAAGACCTTGCAACGTCCGGTGAAGACGGCATCTACATCGCATTCTCCTCCCAACTGTCAGGCACATACCAAACTGCCGTCATGACGAGCGACCAAGTGAAAGAAGAAAACCCGTCCATGGACTTGGCAGTTATCGACACGCATTGCGCCTCACTCGGATACGGTCTACTCGTTAAAGAAGCCGTGCGACTGCGCAATGAAGGCGTCGGCATGCGAGAAATCGAACAAGAAATCCGCACAATGGCAACACATATGGAACACCTCTTCACTGTAGAAGATCTAGACTACTTGGCAAAAGGCGGACGCGTATCCAAGGCCAGCGCGTTTTTCGGCGGATTACTCAACATCAAACCGTTGTTGCATGTAGAAGACGGTAAACTCGTCCCAATTGAAAAACACCGCGGACGCAAAAAAGTCCTTCGGCGCATGATCGAAATGATGGAAGAACGCGGCAGCAACCTACAAGAACAAACCATCGCGATCAGCCATGGTGACGACCTAGCTACAGCTAAAGAATTCCAAGAAATGATACAAGAAGTCATTCAACCAAAAGCAATCGAAATTCATCAAATAGGGTCCGTCATCGGCTCACACGCCGGCCCCGGAACCATCGCCCTATTCTTCCTAAACAACACAAAAAATGAATAA
- the spxA gene encoding transcriptional regulator SpxA: MGVTLYTSPSCTSCRKAKAWLEEHEIPYTERNIFSEPLNIQEIKQILRMTEDGTDEIISTRSKIFQKLNVDVESLPLQRLYELIQEHPGLLRRPIILDEKRLQVGYNEDEIRRFLPRKVRAYQLLEARRMVN; this comes from the coding sequence ATGGGTGTCACACTTTATACATCGCCTAGTTGTACATCTTGTAGAAAAGCAAAAGCATGGTTGGAGGAACATGAGATTCCTTATACAGAGCGTAACATTTTCTCTGAACCATTGAATATTCAAGAGATCAAACAAATTCTTCGCATGACGGAAGATGGTACTGACGAAATTATTTCAACACGATCCAAGATATTCCAAAAATTAAATGTTGACGTGGAAAGTCTTCCACTTCAAAGATTATATGAGTTGATCCAAGAACATCCTGGTCTTTTGAGAAGACCAATCATTCTAGATGAAAAAAGACTCCAAGTAGGGTACAATGAAGATGAGATTCGTCGTTTCCTACCGAGAAAAGTTAGAGCCTATCAGCTGCTCGAAGCGCGGCGTATGGTAAACTAA
- the rraA gene encoding ribonuclease E activity regulator RraA gives MSVKTADLCDDFIDELQVCTVEFKSYGKHKRFSGPISTVKVYEDNVLVKEALQTIPQGNVLVVDGGGSKRCALMGDMLGEIAQDRKLAGVIIYGCARDTADLGTQEIGVMAIGSMPVKSIKRGEGQKDEVLHFGNVEWTPGHYVYADEDGVVVAPRQLV, from the coding sequence ATGTCAGTTAAAACAGCGGATCTATGCGATGACTTTATCGACGAACTGCAAGTATGCACAGTGGAGTTCAAATCTTACGGAAAGCACAAGAGATTCTCGGGGCCGATCTCTACAGTGAAAGTATACGAAGACAACGTGCTCGTCAAAGAAGCACTTCAAACGATACCGCAAGGCAATGTACTCGTGGTTGACGGAGGAGGTTCAAAACGCTGCGCACTCATGGGGGACATGCTCGGCGAAATCGCCCAAGACCGTAAACTTGCGGGCGTCATTATCTACGGCTGCGCACGCGATACCGCGGATCTCGGCACACAGGAGATCGGCGTTATGGCGATCGGCAGCATGCCAGTGAAGAGTATCAAGCGCGGCGAAGGACAGAAAGACGAGGTGCTTCATTTTGGGAATGTTGAATGGACACCAGGTCACTATGTCTACGCAGACGAAGATGGGGTAGTCGTTGCGCCACGTCAATTAGTTTAA
- the trpS gene encoding tryptophan--tRNA ligase, producing MKTIFSGVQPTGVITLGNYIGAFRQFVELQNDEDCIFCIVDQHAITVQQDPDDLKQAIRSLAATYIASGIDPQKSTLFIQSEVPAHAQAGWIMQCISYIGELERMTQFKDKSDGAEGVSAALLTYPPLMAADILLYNTDIVPVGEDQKQHLELTRDLAERFNSRYGKVLTIPAVRIPKNGARVKSLQDPLKKMSKSDPNKKATITILDTPKEIEKKIKSAVTDSEGIVKFDVENKPGVSNLLIIESSLSGMSIEELEAKYEGQGYGAFKMGVADAINQHLAGIQQRYHELIDSPELDEILDQGAEKANTIASATLKKMEAAMGLGRTR from the coding sequence ATGAAAACAATTTTTTCAGGTGTACAACCAACAGGTGTCATCACATTAGGAAACTATATTGGCGCATTCCGTCAATTCGTTGAGCTTCAAAATGACGAAGACTGCATTTTTTGTATCGTTGATCAACACGCAATTACAGTGCAGCAAGATCCGGATGATCTAAAACAAGCAATTCGTTCATTAGCCGCTACCTATATTGCAAGCGGAATTGATCCTCAGAAATCCACTTTATTCATCCAATCAGAAGTTCCAGCACATGCACAAGCCGGATGGATCATGCAATGTATTTCATATATCGGTGAACTTGAGCGCATGACACAGTTTAAAGACAAATCAGATGGAGCAGAAGGTGTATCTGCCGCACTTCTTACCTACCCTCCATTAATGGCTGCGGATATTTTATTGTATAACACGGATATCGTTCCCGTCGGAGAAGATCAGAAGCAACACTTGGAATTAACAAGAGATTTAGCAGAGCGCTTCAATAGCCGATACGGGAAAGTATTGACCATTCCGGCCGTTCGTATTCCTAAAAACGGAGCTCGCGTAAAATCTTTACAAGATCCATTAAAGAAAATGAGCAAATCCGATCCAAATAAAAAAGCAACGATCACGATTTTGGATACACCAAAAGAAATCGAAAAGAAAATCAAGAGCGCTGTAACAGACTCAGAAGGTATCGTGAAATTCGACGTAGAAAACAAACCAGGTGTCTCCAATTTATTAATCATCGAATCTTCATTAAGTGGAATGTCCATCGAAGAATTAGAAGCAAAATACGAAGGCCAGGGCTACGGAGCATTTAAAATGGGCGTCGCGGATGCTATCAACCAACATCTAGCAGGTATCCAACAACGTTACCATGAACTAATCGACTCCCCTGAACTCGACGAAATCCTCGACCAAGGAGCCGAAAAAGCAAACACCATCGCCTCCGCCACCCTTAAAAAGATGGAGGCCGCGATGGGCTTGGGACGTACACGGTAA
- a CDS encoding alpha-amylase family glycosyl hydrolase: MKRIFGLLATGLLALSIAQPAFADTDRTFNDESIYDLLVDRFNNGLGTNDTEVNAQDPSKFNGGDFAGISNRLEHLIDMHFTMISVGPVFKTASYDGNEVLDYNEIEPHFGTTEEFIALIDEMHANDLKIMADFPLVGEVNDPAVQDELLKSAVQFVSDYELDGLRLTKIANADTEFLNNMIEAVKEANEGLYVITNEQSDAAFDSVPAEKQSAAIQESFVQVDPDTSSLDQFSNDDAGKLLQFDDLTGTRFTYKMVELRQFPPTRWKVATVAQFMLPGVPLVPYATEIAVNGKEAPESHPFFNFKTDMELQEWIGDLNTLRNDSDALRTGDFKFLHNEDGFVVFERSNEDEKWIIALNNTSEVQSLEVNPSELGEKKKLRGVLGQDLIKETKDNQYHVVLDRETAEIYLVEDDKGFNTPYLIASILVVVLFIGFLFLVIRKGKQSRVENAVNQEK, from the coding sequence GTGAAACGAATATTCGGACTACTGGCAACAGGTTTACTTGCCCTATCGATAGCACAACCCGCTTTTGCAGATACCGACAGAACGTTCAACGACGAAAGTATCTATGATTTACTTGTCGACCGCTTCAATAACGGACTAGGAACGAATGACACGGAAGTCAACGCACAAGACCCGAGTAAATTTAACGGGGGAGACTTTGCTGGAATTAGCAATCGATTGGAACATTTGATCGATATGCATTTTACGATGATTTCGGTCGGACCGGTTTTCAAAACGGCTTCTTATGATGGCAATGAAGTCCTTGACTATAACGAGATTGAGCCGCACTTCGGTACTACGGAAGAGTTTATTGCATTGATTGATGAGATGCATGCGAATGATTTAAAAATCATGGCGGACTTCCCGCTAGTAGGTGAAGTAAATGATCCCGCTGTCCAGGATGAACTACTGAAATCAGCTGTACAATTTGTTTCTGATTATGAGTTGGACGGGCTTCGTCTGACGAAAATTGCTAACGCAGACACTGAGTTCCTGAACAACATGATTGAAGCCGTGAAAGAAGCGAATGAAGGACTATACGTGATCACCAATGAACAAAGTGATGCGGCATTTGACAGTGTACCTGCTGAAAAACAAAGTGCAGCTATCCAAGAATCATTCGTGCAAGTAGATCCGGATACCTCTTCATTGGATCAATTCAGTAATGATGACGCTGGAAAGTTACTACAGTTTGATGATTTAACTGGAACCCGTTTTACATATAAAATGGTGGAACTACGTCAATTCCCACCAACACGTTGGAAAGTGGCGACAGTGGCACAATTCATGCTTCCTGGTGTTCCGTTAGTACCGTATGCGACAGAAATTGCTGTTAATGGTAAAGAGGCACCGGAATCCCACCCGTTCTTCAACTTCAAGACAGATATGGAGTTACAAGAGTGGATTGGTGATCTGAATACGCTTCGTAATGATTCAGATGCACTTCGCACTGGTGATTTTAAGTTCTTGCATAATGAAGATGGATTTGTTGTGTTTGAACGTTCCAATGAGGATGAGAAGTGGATTATTGCGTTGAATAATACATCTGAAGTGCAGAGTTTGGAAGTGAACCCGAGTGAACTTGGGGAGAAGAAGAAGCTTCGCGGTGTGCTTGGTCAAGATTTGATCAAGGAGACGAAAGATAATCAGTATCATGTGGTGCTGGATCGTGAGACTGCGGAGATTTATCTTGTAGAGGATGATAAAGGATTCAATACGCCTTATTTGATTGCTTCTATTTTGGTTGTGGTGTTGTTTATTGGATTCCTATTCCTTGTTATTCGTAAAGGGAAGCAGAGTCGGGTTGAGAATGCTGTTAATCAAGAGAAGTAA
- a CDS encoding AAA family ATPase, which yields MDGTQEDQRSPLEQFGRNLVEEVKNGKMDPVIGRDEEIRNVIRILSRKTKNNPVLIGEPGVGKTAIVKGLAQRIVKGDVPEGLKDRQIFELDMSALIAGAKYRGEFEERLKSVLKQVKDSNGEIIMFIDEIHTIVGAGKTEGAMDAGNMLKPMLARGELYCIGATTLDEYRMYIEKDAALERRFQQVMVREPSVEDTISILRGLKERFELHHGVRIHDRAIVAAATLSDRYITERFMPDKAIDLIDEACAMIRTEIDSMPSELDAVTRRIMQLEIEEQALRKEKDTMSQSRLKTLREELQDLKDSSKDMREQWDNEKAELKTIQTKREELDRYRRELEEAQGSFDLNKAAELQYGKIPALEKTLKELESPLEGTKDLRLVREEVAEEEIASIVARWTGIPVTKLVEGEREKLLRLHETLKERVIGQDNAVQLVTEAVWRARAGIQDPNKPIGSFLFLGPTGVGKTELAKTLAATLFDSEDHFVRIDMSEYMEKHSVSRLVGAPPGYIGYEEGGQLTEAVRRNPYAVVLLDEIEKAHPDVANILLQILDDGRITDSQGRLVNFTNTVVIMTSNIGSAYLLNNDLDESEHAKEDLIMAALRSHFKPELLNRMDDIIIFHSLTAESFKAIANKMLVDLVARLEEQDLELVYDEDVLDWIVREGADADFGARPLKRFIQRHVETKVAKEVIRGGLVEGQQIKLSMNDGALVVEVMPVV from the coding sequence ATGGATGGAACACAAGAAGATCAGCGCTCACCACTGGAGCAATTTGGACGCAATCTAGTTGAAGAAGTAAAGAATGGTAAAATGGATCCGGTTATTGGCCGGGATGAAGAAATTCGAAATGTCATCCGAATATTGTCAAGAAAGACTAAAAACAATCCTGTACTAATTGGGGAACCAGGTGTTGGTAAAACTGCGATTGTTAAAGGATTAGCGCAGCGTATTGTGAAAGGCGATGTGCCGGAAGGGTTGAAAGACCGCCAAATTTTCGAATTAGATATGAGTGCATTGATAGCAGGCGCGAAGTATCGTGGGGAGTTTGAAGAACGTCTGAAAAGTGTCTTGAAACAAGTGAAAGACAGTAATGGAGAAATCATTATGTTCATTGATGAAATCCACACGATCGTTGGAGCGGGTAAAACTGAAGGCGCGATGGATGCCGGCAATATGTTGAAGCCGATGCTAGCGCGTGGTGAATTGTACTGTATTGGTGCGACTACATTAGATGAATACCGCATGTATATCGAGAAAGATGCGGCACTTGAAAGACGTTTCCAGCAAGTAATGGTTCGTGAACCTTCTGTTGAGGACACGATTTCGATTCTACGTGGTTTGAAAGAACGTTTTGAATTACACCATGGTGTTCGTATTCATGACCGAGCCATCGTTGCAGCGGCAACATTATCCGATCGATATATAACAGAACGTTTCATGCCGGATAAAGCTATAGATTTAATTGATGAAGCATGTGCGATGATTCGTACAGAAATTGACTCTATGCCGTCAGAATTAGATGCGGTAACTCGTAGAATTATGCAACTTGAAATTGAAGAGCAGGCATTGCGTAAAGAAAAAGATACGATGAGTCAGTCTCGTCTTAAAACTTTACGAGAAGAGTTGCAAGATTTGAAGGATTCCTCAAAAGATATGCGTGAGCAATGGGATAATGAAAAAGCTGAATTAAAAACTATTCAAACGAAAAGAGAAGAGCTAGATCGCTATCGTCGTGAACTCGAGGAAGCGCAAGGTAGTTTTGATTTGAATAAAGCGGCAGAATTACAGTACGGTAAAATTCCTGCATTAGAGAAAACATTGAAAGAACTGGAAAGCCCACTTGAAGGTACGAAAGATTTACGTTTAGTACGTGAAGAAGTGGCGGAAGAAGAAATTGCTTCAATTGTTGCGCGTTGGACAGGTATTCCGGTAACGAAACTCGTAGAAGGTGAACGCGAGAAGTTATTGCGATTGCATGAAACATTGAAAGAACGTGTCATTGGACAAGACAATGCCGTACAACTCGTCACGGAAGCTGTCTGGCGTGCACGTGCGGGCATTCAAGATCCAAATAAGCCTATTGGTTCGTTCTTGTTCTTAGGTCCGACTGGGGTAGGTAAGACGGAGCTAGCGAAAACATTGGCAGCTACATTGTTTGACTCGGAAGACCACTTTGTCCGAATTGATATGTCTGAATACATGGAGAAGCACAGTGTATCTCGTTTAGTCGGTGCGCCTCCAGGATATATTGGGTACGAAGAAGGCGGTCAGCTGACGGAAGCAGTCAGACGTAATCCATATGCCGTCGTGTTATTGGATGAAATCGAGAAAGCTCACCCGGATGTAGCGAATATCTTGCTGCAGATCCTAGATGACGGTCGCATCACAGATAGCCAAGGACGTTTGGTCAACTTTACGAATACGGTTGTCATTATGACTTCGAATATAGGATCTGCTTATTTACTTAATAATGATTTGGATGAGTCGGAGCATGCCAAAGAAGATTTGATCATGGCTGCACTTCGTAGTCACTTTAAGCCTGAGTTATTGAATCGGATGGATGACATTATTATCTTCCACTCTTTAACCGCTGAATCATTTAAAGCGATTGCTAACAAGATGCTCGTTGATTTGGTAGCTCGTTTAGAAGAGCAAGATCTAGAACTCGTCTATGATGAAGATGTACTCGATTGGATTGTGCGTGAAGGTGCAGATGCAGATTTCGGTGCACGTCCATTGAAACGATTCATCCAACGACATGTAGAAACAAAAGTTGCAAAAGAAGTAATACGTGGCGGATTGGTCGAAGGACAGCAAATCAAATTGTCCATGAATGATGGAGCATTAGTTGTAGAAGTCATGCCGGTAGTATAA
- the fabF gene encoding beta-ketoacyl-ACP synthase II, protein MEKRRVVVTGIGGISPVGNSAEESWKAVLEGKSGIDIMTRLDQEKFPVRVMAEVKGFDIEQYVSRKDARKMDRFTHYAVASAMMAMKDANLELEGDLALRTGVWIGSGIGGMESHETQFNTFLEKGYRRVSPFFVPMMIPDMAAGQVSIFTGAKGINSCSVTACASGTNSIGDAFEVILRGDADVMITGGTEAPITSLAVAGFIASTALSLNDDPSKASRPFDKNRDGFVMGEGAGILILEEYEHAVARGAKIYAEIVGYGSTGDAHHITAPAPGGEGGARAMQQALAKAGVEPNQVDYINAHGTSTPYNDLFETMAAKTVFGDHAYKLAMSSTKSMTGHLLGAAGGIEAIFTVKALQEGILPPTMNYETPDPECDLDYVVNEARKADITYAMSNSLGFGGHNASLVFKKI, encoded by the coding sequence TTGGAAAAACGACGTGTAGTGGTAACGGGTATTGGTGGAATCTCCCCAGTAGGTAACTCTGCTGAAGAATCATGGAAAGCAGTCCTAGAAGGAAAATCCGGTATTGATATCATGACCAGACTCGATCAAGAGAAATTCCCAGTTCGTGTTATGGCAGAGGTTAAGGGATTCGATATCGAGCAATATGTTTCACGTAAAGACGCTCGGAAAATGGATCGATTCACGCATTATGCAGTCGCTTCAGCGATGATGGCAATGAAAGATGCAAACTTGGAACTTGAAGGCGACTTAGCGCTTCGTACAGGAGTTTGGATCGGTTCAGGAATCGGCGGAATGGAATCACATGAGACACAATTTAATACATTCCTTGAAAAAGGTTACCGACGCGTCAGTCCATTTTTCGTTCCGATGATGATACCGGATATGGCAGCAGGACAAGTGTCTATTTTTACAGGCGCTAAAGGTATCAACTCTTGTTCCGTTACGGCTTGTGCATCTGGTACAAACTCGATCGGTGATGCTTTCGAAGTAATCCTTCGCGGAGATGCAGACGTGATGATTACGGGTGGAACTGAAGCACCGATTACGTCACTTGCAGTAGCAGGCTTCATCGCAAGTACAGCGTTGTCTTTAAATGATGATCCATCAAAAGCTTCCCGTCCGTTCGATAAAAACCGTGATGGTTTCGTTATGGGTGAGGGTGCAGGTATCTTGATTTTAGAAGAGTATGAGCATGCGGTTGCACGTGGGGCGAAGATCTATGCAGAGATCGTAGGTTACGGTTCAACTGGAGACGCACATCATATTACAGCACCGGCACCAGGTGGAGAAGGTGGCGCACGCGCTATGCAACAGGCATTGGCTAAAGCAGGCGTAGAGCCGAACCAGGTGGATTATATCAATGCACACGGAACGAGTACGCCATATAATGATTTGTTTGAGACAATGGCTGCGAAGACGGTGTTTGGCGATCACGCGTATAAGTTGGCGATGAGCTCGACTAAGTCGATGACAGGTCATTTGCTTGGCGCTGCTGGTGGTATTGAGGCGATCTTTACTGTGAAGGCGTTGCAGGAAGGGATTTTGCCTCCTACTATGAATTATGAGACCCCGGATCCTGAGTGTGATTTGGATTATGTGGTGAATGAGGCGCGTAAGGCTGATATTACGTATGCTATGAGTAATTCGCTTGGCTTTGGCGGGCATAATGCTTCGTTGGTGTTTAAGAAGATATAA
- a CDS encoding YjzD family protein, whose amino-acid sequence MHYIMTFVWSFLLVAMLNYVAGSIGGTEFDFMAGVTVSIVLAVLVLIITAIIPNESPADV is encoded by the coding sequence ATGCACTATATTATGACATTTGTTTGGTCGTTCCTATTAGTAGCTATGTTAAACTACGTTGCTGGCTCCATTGGAGGTACCGAATTCGACTTTATGGCGGGCGTTACCGTTTCAATCGTTTTGGCTGTACTTGTATTGATTATCACAGCAATCATTCCTAACGAATCTCCAGCTGACGTTTAA
- a CDS encoding prolyl oligopeptidase family serine peptidase encodes MIIRAEKWQEIPVLHIVEESKETEHIPVVLFFHGFTSAKEHNLHYAYNLAKQGVRVILPEAKLHGERSESLNEFQLALNFWDIVLTSIKEADVIHDELFRKELVDEETRIGMGGTSMGGITTFGCLSSYDWIDAASVMMGSPAITRLAKGQISHAERDGRELPVSQKEREQLFAALDQIDLSQNPRRLHQRPLFMWHGEQDTMVPFELTKEFHEEIQENYEDHPELLKWMPDEHAGHSVSRSGMLAAVNWLAEHLHAR; translated from the coding sequence ATGATTATTCGAGCAGAAAAGTGGCAAGAGATCCCAGTGCTTCATATCGTAGAGGAGTCAAAAGAAACCGAACACATTCCTGTTGTCCTATTTTTTCATGGATTCACTAGCGCGAAGGAACATAATTTACATTACGCATATAACTTAGCTAAACAAGGAGTTCGTGTAATTTTACCGGAAGCCAAATTGCATGGGGAACGTTCAGAATCTCTGAATGAATTTCAACTAGCATTGAACTTTTGGGATATCGTATTGACTTCCATTAAAGAAGCTGATGTCATACATGATGAGCTGTTTAGAAAAGAATTAGTTGATGAAGAAACACGTATTGGCATGGGTGGCACTTCAATGGGTGGCATTACAACATTCGGCTGCTTGTCGAGTTACGATTGGATAGACGCAGCATCCGTCATGATGGGATCACCAGCAATTACACGCCTGGCAAAAGGTCAAATTTCGCATGCAGAACGTGACGGTAGAGAATTACCGGTGAGCCAAAAAGAACGCGAACAACTTTTTGCGGCACTAGATCAAATAGACTTATCACAAAATCCACGCAGATTGCATCAGCGCCCACTCTTCATGTGGCACGGAGAACAAGATACTATGGTGCCATTTGAGCTCACAAAAGAATTTCACGAAGAAATTCAAGAGAATTACGAAGACCATCCAGAGCTACTGAAATGGATGCCTGACGAACATGCAGGCCACTCCGTTTCGCGTTCAGGAATGCTAGCCGCAGTCAATTGGCTTGCAGAGCATTTGCACGCAAGGTAG
- a CDS encoding Cof-type HAD-IIB family hydrolase, giving the protein MKPHLIVLDLDGTLLTDQKDISSKTEETLRRAVSQGHHVMIATGRPYRASEIYYRQLGLTTPIVNFNGAFVHHPTDRSWKTIHETIALPIVNEVVEAMQDFPIENIVAEVMDDVYTHYHDERFLDILNFGSPLITTGDIRKSLKTDPTSLLIQADQLTVDPIRQHLEELHAEVIDHRRWGAPFNIVEIVRHGLNKAVGIDAVSKWMNIPKDRIIAFGDEDNDLEMIDYAGTGVAMGNAIDQLKSIADEITDTNNEDGISRILEERLSLQKNIFV; this is encoded by the coding sequence TTGAAACCACATTTAATAGTTTTAGACTTAGATGGAACATTACTAACAGATCAGAAAGATATATCATCCAAAACGGAAGAAACACTTCGTAGAGCCGTTTCGCAAGGGCATCATGTCATGATTGCGACAGGACGTCCCTACCGTGCGAGTGAAATTTATTACCGACAACTTGGATTGACGACACCCATCGTCAACTTTAACGGAGCCTTTGTTCATCACCCTACCGACCGTTCATGGAAAACAATCCACGAAACGATTGCATTACCTATCGTCAACGAAGTAGTGGAAGCAATGCAAGATTTTCCAATCGAAAATATTGTGGCGGAAGTGATGGATGACGTCTATACCCATTATCATGATGAGCGCTTTTTGGATATTTTAAACTTTGGAAGTCCGCTTATTACGACTGGTGACATCCGGAAATCATTGAAAACCGATCCAACGAGTCTACTGATTCAAGCCGACCAACTGACAGTCGATCCGATTCGTCAGCATCTTGAAGAGTTACATGCGGAAGTCATCGATCATAGACGCTGGGGGGCCCCGTTTAACATTGTGGAAATTGTACGCCATGGCCTCAATAAGGCAGTGGGAATTGATGCTGTTTCTAAATGGATGAATATACCGAAAGATCGCATCATCGCATTCGGCGACGAAGACAATGATCTGGAAATGATTGACTACGCAGGGACGGGCGTTGCGATGGGGAATGCCATTGATCAGCTGAAATCCATTGCAGATGAAATCACCGACACAAATAATGAAGACGGCATTTCACGTATATTAGAAGAACGACTATCATTACAGAAAAACATCTTTGTATAA